Proteins co-encoded in one Bacillota bacterium genomic window:
- a CDS encoding S-adenosylmethionine decarboxylase proenzyme → MNALGRHVLAEVYDCNRSILDDTGEVEQVMVNAALKAGAEVREVAFHKFSPQGVSGVVVISESHVAVHTWPEYGYAAVDVFTCGSKVDPWDIMNRIIKDLDAGHYTATETRRGIFEETAAQAAS, encoded by the coding sequence ATGAACGCTTTGGGCCGTCACGTGTTGGCCGAGGTCTATGACTGCAACCGAAGCATCCTGGATGACACAGGAGAAGTAGAGCAGGTCATGGTCAACGCGGCTCTCAAAGCCGGCGCTGAAGTCAGAGAAGTGGCGTTCCACAAGTTCAGCCCCCAGGGAGTGTCCGGCGTGGTGGTTATCTCGGAAAGCCACGTGGCCGTGCATACGTGGCCGGAGTATGGGTACGCTGCGGTCGACGTGTTCACTTGCGGCAGCAAGGTGGACCCCTGGGACATCATGAACCGCATCATCAAGGACCTGGACGCGGGTCACTACACCGCGACCGAGACCAGGCGGGGGATATTCGAGGAAACGGCGGCCCAGGCAGCCAGCTGA